GGTACGGTCAGTGTGGCCGGTGCCTGCCGCCGCAGGGGCTCTTTGGCTGGTGGGACGTAGGGGGTTGTGGGGCGTAgggggctggtgggcagcatggaagcccccagccagcacaggcaagTGTGGGGCTGGcgagggcacagccagcccgGTTTGAGAGGGGAACTGCCGCCTTTCTGCTTGTGCTGGGGTCATTTCACCCAGGAAGAGCTGGGCTGAGGCTCCCATCGCAGTTCCCTTCCCACTGGGCTAGCAGGGACCAGTCTGCCAGAAGGATGCTCCTTCCCCCAGGGACCAACCAGCTCCTCTTCTTCCAGTCTGGCAACTGGGAGGGGGATGAACAAGAAGCCAGCgggccagggccaggcagtCCCTGGCCGCAAGATGGTCCCGGTGACTCGGGCACCATCGTCTCCTGCGTGCCGCCCAGCTGTGCGATGGGCTCCTCTGCTGAGCACGGCGCTGGCATGGGCAGGGGGAGTGGCAGGGATGCACGACGGGGCTGGCTGGGCTTTGCCAGGGTATCTCGCTCCAGCAGGAGCCCACTCAAAGCGAAGGAGAAGCCGGGGTTGAGGTCTATGACTATGGTTTCCCACCAGCCAGAAGAACAGCTGACCCGGCAGTGCCGCCCTGCACTGTGCAGCCACCGCGGCACAGCCCGGTCCGCGGCACATGGACCCTCGGCGGGCGAGCGGCTCTAGTAGGGTGCGAAGACGATGGGGCCCGGCGTGGTGCGGACGTGGGCTGGTGGCGTTCGGAAAAGGGCTGGTCCGAGGATCGGGGCTTGGAAGAGTGTGGTGGCAGTGGCTGGTCTCAGGGCAAGGGGGCCAGGCATGGCGCAGACAGCGGCTGCGGTGAGCGGGCTCGGCAAGAAGCGGGTTGCCAGGGTTTTGGTGAGATGCTTCTGCAAAGCCAGCTTGGACTGcggggaaggaggaagagacaCCGTGAGGCACCCAGCTGGAggagagcccccagccccagctcccccggccaggcaggcagccccgcagcagcccctgcccatgTTTGCTTTCAGCTGAGCTCTCCACGCGTCTCTGCAGTAAATGCAGCCCCTGGCCCCAACCCAACATGcactccatcccatcccatgccAGGTCAGGGCACGCAGGGATGCCCCCGTCGTCACCTCAGCCCCATCCCGCCAGCCCACAGACCTGCCCCCTACCCTGGCTTTTGCAATGCCTGGGCTGTTTTCTGCATCAGTGCTTTCCTCTGGTGCCCTGGGATGACTTTTGCTGCCAAACTCTCCGCTAAGCTGTGTGGCTCTGCGAGCAAACACTTAGGCTTGATTCAACTGAGCCGTGCCAGCCCCAAGCACCCAACCACCACAGCTCTCCCCTTCAGAAACCACAAAAACAGGTGGAAGAATCCCAAGCGCTGCTGCCAGAGGACTCCCGAGTTATTCCCATGCTTTCCTTCCCGGGAATAAAGACTGGAAACTCCTGTCACCACTATAGCCCGCCCTCCCTGTATCACGGGAACCAAGGCTTTAAGAAAAGCAGCCCTTTTGTTTCTTGTTGCAAGAGATGGCTAACGTGGCAAACGACGTTTCGGAGAGCAAACCAGGTGGGTAACGAGCAGGGAGACAGATACCTTGAGAATACTCACTGCGAGGGCAGCATTCTTCTGCAGCTTGTTGTAGGGGCTGTACTTGGGCTTGGGCGGCTTCCCCGCCAGCCTGTCTTTGTGCCTCCGGCTGCTCATGTGCTGCGAGAGGAAAATGGCCGGGTGACCCAGAGCCGCGACAGCGAGGGCAGACCCACAGCACCACGCCACTGGGGTCCACGGGGGATGCCCAGCAGCTTCTTGCAGGGAACAGTCAGGTTACgccacccctccccaccccaagcCCCCCAGAGGGCTCTGCAGGCATGCACCGGCCTGGCATCGTCACCTGTTTGAGCTGGGTCTCCGAGTTCACGTAGATCTCGCACACTTGGCAGTGAAACGCCTTGTTCTGGATGTTGATGCTGCCCTTGTTGCCGATCCGCTTGGATTTGTGCCCTGCCCGGGACAGGAGCTTGCCTCGGCCTCGCCGCATCTGGGTGCTGTGACCTTCCAGCATCGACTTGTGCTTGGCGCCTGGGTGGCAGAGGGGATGCTCAGCGAACGCTGACGTTGCAAACAAACCCAGCACCGCAGCAGCAAGAAGGATGCCCTCCAAGCAACCCGCCTGACAGCACCGCGcatcccccccaacccccgtGCCCGGCAGCACTggcaggcagaggggacagggacCTGCCTGAGAATCCGGACTCTtcccagggatgcagcagcccATTCCCAAACCCTGCCAAGCTCTCGTGGCCAGCTGCACTTCGCAGGCAGACCAGCAATGCTCAGCTTCTCGGAGAcatccccccccacctcccctgctcTTCATGTGCCAGACCTTTGGAGAAACTGCTATTTTAAGCATGTGCTGGAGCCTGTCGCCTGTCCCCGGGCGTTAGCAGAGTCTGCAGAGCCGGGCACACATTGCCTGCCatgctgcagcatctcagctgtGCCCAAGGTCAGAGAGGATCCGGCCGCAGAGCCAGGAATAGCTCAACAGGGTtacaggaggaggggaaggaggaaccCGAAATCCTCACACACCTGGGGACAGGGCGCTCTGTCTTGCCCCTGCCAGCGCCAGCAcggcggggtgggggtgagcAAGTAATTGAAACCCCCGCTAATTCATTCTATTTTTTAAGGCGTTAAGCAAGGAGCCCGAGTCCATGTGACAGCCATGGAGGAGCACAAGCCTGCAAAcatgttgtttgtttgtttgtttgttctttttcctcaaaTCAGCTCCTAAACTTGTAACCGGAGctgacaaaagcaaaaggaCACATTTGCAGCTAAGCCGCAGCGGTGTCCCGAGCCAACCCTGCGcacggctgctgctgccgccccggcaggcagctggggctgggggaactggTTCCCAGTTCTTGCTGAACTGGGGGAGGGAAGGCCCTTCCCTTTAAAATTGGGGTGCCCATCCTTGTTTAGCATCCTCCCGAGAAAGGGGTGAGCCAGGAGCTGGCGCTGCAGACCCCACCGAGGGTCCCCTGCACCACGGCTGTCACCCCTGGGGGGGGCCCAGCCATCCCCAGGCTTCAGAggaccaccaccccccccagaCTCCTGCCTGCCTCGAGTCTTCTTCCGCTTGCTGCTGGGCTCCAAAGCTCGTGAGATTCCCAAAGGGCTTCTCAAAACAACCACGAGCCCGAACCGCGGAGCTGCTTTTGGAAGGATTATCCTGGGTCTGAAAGAGGCACTGGCACTCAGGTCACTACCAGCTTAAAAACACACTGCAATGGAATATAAAGTAGCCTCCAATCACTTGATTAAATGCATCTGAAAATTGTCTTTAATTAAGCGACATGAACAATAGGAGAGCATTTGACCTTGCTAAAATTCACTCCATAAGTCGCAGCACAGGTACACCGCCACCACTTATCTTTGCAAGCCACCTTAACGAACCCCTTTCTAATGAAGACAATATTCATTAACGCTTGCCGTTTCGGGGCGGTGCACGGATGGAACTGCGAGGGGGCCCATCCCCCCATCCCCAATGCCCTTACCGGTGTTGTGAGCCTCCAACTGGGACAGGGAGTTGACGGTCACTTTGCAGGTGGGACAGTACAGGTGCTGCTtgctcttcttcccctccttctcgCTCTCGGGGGCTGAGCTGATGCTGCTGCCCGACTCGGCTGCCTGCGCCTCAGCTGCCTGTGCGGCCGAGGAGGCCACGCTGGTGGCATCTGAGGTGCCCTCCGACAGCTCCGAGGCCGGCGGGGAGCCCAATGGGGCGACACTGCCCGGCAGCTCGCCTGGCGACTCCTCGGCACCGGGCACAagccccaggctgctgcactCCCCCTCAGGCTCCTGCAGACCATTGGCTtgagctggcaggagggaaaggaaagggggaaaggggaaaaaagaaagaaatgggcaGAAAGGGGAAGGTCTCTGGGCTTGAACGGGGTTTCTGGAGTCCAGCGAGCACCCTCGCCCTCCCCAAGGCCATCTCAGGCACGGCTTGCTCATCTTCATCCCCTCAAGGATGGCTCTTCCCGAGGTCTCTCCTGACACGGCATTTCCCTGCAGCTCAGGGCAGCCGGGATCAGCACAACCCCCTGGGTGAGCTCCGGTGCTGCCCGGCTCGGCGGGGCTGGCTCCCCAAACGCCCGGGTGAGCTCCggtgctgctggctcccaccagccccatccctgcacggcagcagagccctggtcAGGGGACACTGCCCCTCCCACAGCCGTTCTGAACATCTCCCAGAGACACCAAATCCCAGGGGAATTGCGCACCATTTCCCCACAGCGCTGCAGGGACGCACAGGGGCCAGGTACCCCCTGGAGCGTGACCTGCCCAGGGGCTCCTGGGCTGGATTTCCACCCCTTCCCCGCGCCACTGCCCCCAGCCAGCCGTGCTGTGGACCCCGTGGAGCACAAAAGCTCATTTATTAACGCTGGCGGTGGCATTTACGCTGCACTAATCGCAGCCCGAGCAGCAGCGGGATGCGGGGGGATGCTCAGGCACCAGGCAGCTGCGGTTCAGGATTTAATCGGGCTCCTcgggatgctgcagggctgggaacgCGAACACCACCGGGAACCGGCCAGGTCACTCGCTCCGGTGTCACATGCTGCTGGCACaggacacacacaccccacaccccttGCCCGTGTacctgtgctgctgggctccccgctgccctcggggctgggggcaaAGTCGGCTGTGCCGTCCCGGCCGGTggcccccgccgcagcccccaCCGCCTTCTGCTTGTTCTTCATGGCCTCGATGGCCTTCAGCCTCCGCGCGTGCTTGTGGCCCTTGTAGTGGGCTTCTGCCTGGTTctggggagggagagatggGGACGGCTGTGTCGGTGCTGCGGCCGGGCACCCGGCTGGACACAGGGAGGACGGGCGGAGGGGTCAGCCCCGAGCCGTGGCCGCTTCAACACGTTTCCAGTGCAGCCACCTCCCCTGGTGACATCCTccctggggccagggctgcctcAAAGgttgtatttttagctgggtgcagcacaaagctgctttcctcctcccgCCAGACCGCTCTGCACACAAATGTATTCGGGCCAAGGTATCACTTTGCTAAGACATCACCGCACTGCACGCCCAAGATAAGGACCCCGCTCCGATTAAATGCATCAAGtcactttttaaagaagcttTCAGGCAAAATTTACGGCTTCAGAAACATGCAATGAATTGctagctgtaaaaataaaataaaaaagtacattGGCGGGGAGGACACGTCTGCCATTGTAACCTAACGGGTGTCTGACATGCAATTTACATTCACGAGCTCCCTTCTCCCAGCAAATGCTGAATAATGAAGTGCACGTTGATGGGTTCATGCCTGCACCGAACTGataaaaacatacacaaaagaaaatcacCCGAACATTTGTGTACGCTGCAGTCAGGGACAATGCCGCATTGTCCCTAAAAACAACCGCAGTTTCGTGATTTATAAATCCAATATGAATTAAGACACTGTACCACTGAGTAGCACGGATTAATTTGCACGGCATTCTCAGAGGCCGGCTGAGGCTCCCCGTGCTCGGTAGGAAGAAgcatcctttccctccccccatGGCTTTCCAGGGGCTGGGAACAGTGTCCGGGGCTGCGCAGCGATGCTGGGTACGTGGGAACGCGAACGGCCCATCCGAGCACGGGGCCTCATTAGCAAATACAATAAATTCCCACCAGATAacggggctgggctgcagcctaAGTAGGTCACCCGGCACCGCTCTGCGCAGGGACACGAGTGGCGTGTGAGGGTCTGCACCAGCACGTGCTCTCCCGCAGATGTGACCTCGGCGGGGGGGACAcgggcagggtggggggcgAGCGGCTCAGGCTGCCCACAAGGGACCGACTCTCCCAGCACCGCGCTTCCAGCCAGGATGCAGCATGGAAGAGGAAAGCGATGCTTTTCCCTGAGCCGCTTCATTGCGGAGCAGAATAATTAAGCCCAGAAACGCTGACTTTGGCTGGCAGGGCAGCGCCCAGCCCCGGGCTGTGCTGATacagctcagccaggctgggccAGCACCGTGGTgggaggcagagccaggctggccaGGGCACAGCTGCCCCGGGGAGGcgagagcagctcctggcagcccGTGCGCTGCCAGACACCGAGCGCGCAGGCAGCTCCGGCAGATGAGACCACGCTCGGGGGCATCGTCCCGTGGGCACGGGGGCTCAGCGCTGCCTCGCTCCTCCGGGAAGGGACAGCCGAGGCCAGGGGATGCTCCCAGGCTGGTAACACATGTGCCGGGCTGGGCTGAGCGTGGGAGGCTCCTGCCTCCATCGCTGCCCTGCACGCAGCGGTGGCAGGAGGGGGCAGATGGGCTTGTGCCACCCAAGCGAAGGGCTCCGAGCTGCTGCCCGTGCGGAGCAGGCTCCTGCCGCTCCACTCCCAGCAAAGCCCCGTCCCTCTCCTACCAGCTTCGAGCGAGAATTCCCTTTCAAACCTTTTTATCAATTCTCCCCACCAAAGATCAGCTGTGTGCAATTCATTACCGCGGGGATGAATGAAtgtttccttcctcccctctaCAAGGTGGTTGATTTACTTAGACtaaaaagctggggaaaaaaaaaacaatcacaCCAGAGCTCTGGCAAGCCAAGGCAGGGAAGATTATATTCAGCTCCCAAGGACCAGATATGAATTGCACAGGCTGATAAAGCAGCTTAAGCACAAACACCGAGACCAAGGCAGCAGGGAACAGACCTGAACAAAATGACAAGGAGCAAAAAGAGCCAGGACAGCAAACAGAGGACATGGCAGCATCGGGAGCGCCTGGGCCCACGGGCAGGGAGATGTCGGTGGAAACACCAGCCAGAGCAGGCACAGAGCGAGGGAGGGCAGAGCTCCCAGGAGCTGCCACCTGCACGCCGGGCATCCCCACCGCGGGATGCTCCTGCCGAGCCACAGGCGCTGGCACCGGCCCCACGCGCCCACCGGCCCTGCTTACCGCCGAGTTGAAGCGCAGGTGGCAGATGTTGCAGGAGATGAATTGCTTCTTCTTGAGCGGGGCGGGCACGCCGAAGGTGTGGCTGATCACCGCCTTCTGCACTGGGTCCAtctggaaggggaaggaaggcagaGGGCGGCTGGGTGCCGTGCCgtgctggctgccctggcaTGGCACCGCGACGCGGCGAGCCCCCCTACCCACCACGCTCGCCGAGGAGCCGCTGCAAATGCCGGCAGAGCTCATGCCTGGTTGGGGTCTGGAAGGAGCGAgcggctggggctgcagaggagccCCACTGGCCTCGGGGACACCCCCCGCACAGGGCAACCTGCCTTCTGTTGATGCCCGTTCttggactttttttaaaaaaaaattccaaaaaacccccaaatctgCAGGGTCCAAATGCCTACAGTAGTCTGGCAGAGGGGATGAGGCCACTGTGTGGGCACAGACCACGGAACCCCATCCTCCCCAACCCCACCGTGCTCCCCTGCGTGTCCCCCCGGtccctctccccccaccagACACCAGGGTCACAGGTGGCAAATTATCGGTTTCTGTTTGAGCTCCCAGTTGCTGCCCTCAACCTCCCAGTGCCACGCCAGTTCCTGAGAGACTTGGCAGAAGGGGAAACCACCAAAACGGGGGGCACAAGCGATCAAAATGGGCAGCCGGCCATTAACCCTCCATGTGCTCCGCATCACGGAGCTGCCACATCCCTGCGCAAAGCCGAAGGGGGGGGCAGAGCTGCCGCCGCACAGCCCAGCAAGGGCCAGGGGAGGGGACACGGTGCCCACCGCCGCGGGCACAGCTCACTGGGGGCAGGGTGCCCATGCAAAGCCACCGCGGGCTGCACGTATGCACCGTGCCCTAACCACACCACAAGGCTGACGACACGTTACAGCGCAGCTGCCGGTACCTCGGCGGGCGCGAGCGCGGAGGCAGAGCAGCGCTGGTTATCCGCACGCTGCTCCCGCTGCCGGCGGGGCAGATACCTGCCGGCTGATGACAGCCCCTGGTGATTCTGTCTCTCCCCGGGGCTCGGCGTCATTCCTCAGTCCAGGCAGCAAACTTCTTCGAAAAGCCATAATTGTTTTAAACGAAATGCATTTATTAAGGGGGGCGTTGGAAATAAGAATAACCTCTTTGTTCGAGCACGGCTATAATCTATAATGCAAGTATTGTTCTCCTACCCTGTGGCATAGGAAGATTATCTTATCTGAGTCCTGCTGTCAGTAGAGCCTTGGGTTTTCAGGCGATCGTATTTCTCTGCAAAGCTATTTCGTTGCTGAGACAGGTGCATCAGTCTTCAAGGCACATGCCTGGACAACAGAGCCATTATCAAGACCCCAAATTCCTTTCCAGGAGTGAGCAGAATGGTAAAAGCAGGTGATTAATGAAGTGCCTGTTTGCTATGAAATTTTACTCACTTATCTGGCATATAAACGAAGAAGCATTTGGAGTTCAGTGGAGACCTGGAGGAAGCTACAGATGGCAAAGATGCTGCTCCACCCCTGACGATAAACATTGCAATGTCCTAAAGGCAGCATCGCTGCGCTGCCTGTCTGTGGCCAGAAGCAGGGCCGGCACTTGTTTTCAAGAGAAACAGCTACCTTTtccacacaaagaaaagaaaaacgGCTCTAACCTTCACAGCAGCATCAGCTGCCAGTACCCGGCTGGTGGCTCCCATGGGCTCATCCACCCCCCGAGCACCAAACAGGGCTGGGGGACCAAGGAGGATGCAGAGGAAAGGGGGATGCTGGCACAAGGATGCAAAGGTGGCTGGGGACTGTCCTGGCCTGAACTTGAACCTGCCATTGAAGCCAGCAGCACCGGGGCTGTGGCCAAGCACCAACTCCAGGGCAGTGGTGCTGAGCGGCGCCAGCAAAGGACCCCCTCGTCCTCCCGGGGCGTGAGGCGATGGCACCAACCTCGGTCTTTACACCACTTCTGCTTTCGCAAAGCCCCCATCGCCTGGCCCCACGGCGCAGCAAGAAGTTGTGCCCATCAGAGCACCCATGCTGCCCACGACCACCCCAGGCAGGTGCGGAGCCACGAGCACCCCTGGACCACAGCCTGGCTCttcaccccagccccacgcatcccaccacagccagtgCAGCTGGTGAGCACCACTGCTCCTGCCATCCCACAGCAAACGCAAGCACCGCATCCTGAAAAGCCTTCGGGCACCCAGCCCCATGGAGCACCCCCGGCGGGCTGAAGAACCCCTTGCCACAGCCACCCCTCGCTCCATCGAGCACGGTCTGCTTGCCATGCGCAGGGGGCTTCACTGGAAGCCCAGCCTGGCGCCATCCAGCACGCAGCACCGAGCGCATCCAAAGCCCGGATGCCACCTCAGAACCCTTGTACTTCTctctgaataaaaatacaaacccacCATCAACTTCTCCATAGCTTCTCCATCACTGCTGTTTCAGCGATGAAAAAGTGTTCCCAGCTCTCTGCCGGGGCTGGTGAGGGTCTGTGCCACAGCGGTACCTACCAGCACCCGCAGCCAGGTGGGCTGAGCCCCTTCCTGGCACTtcccagcagaggcaggctttgGGCACCACACGCTTGGAGAATAAAGATCTCAGTTTTATAGTCAATTCTTATTGACTCACATTACTTTATCCCTGGATGTTCCTACCGATATAAATAGCGATCCTTGTGCTGAGCTCCCTGCCGCCCACCGAGGTCAGAAACGGGAATTCACAGGGACACAGCATCACTTCAGGTTGCGTCTCCTGTTGTGGTTTGCAAGGTGCTGCTGGGTCCTCAGGATCTGCAACATCCCAAGAGCTCAAAAGGGCATTTTGAGCATGAAACGCATCTTCTGTGTTGCATTAGGGCTTTCCCCCCCCGCCTGTTGTTGTTAAAGTGGCAGGAGAGCTCAGCTTGGAAAGGTTTTGCTTGTTCCAGAGTTAAACATCTGCTGGGTTCGTGGGAGCCTTGTGACCTGCTCAAAGTGCAAAGTGTTCTGCTGTGCCGCTGCAAACTGCTCCTGCTCTGCGGGGCAGCGCCGAATCCTGCACAGCATCACCAGCAACGCCGGGTAAGCAAAGGCAAAccctcagatttctttttatagcaACTCCGATATGGCAGCTCTCTCAAAAAGTAGAATACCCCGAGTGatgccccctcccagcctcctAAATCACCCCTGAGGCTCAGCTGCCTCAGGCTGACCTGGCATCACGGTGACTTGGGCAGGGAAACAAGGAGCTGCCTGCCCGGCTCTGGGGCGCAGGGATGCTCAAGCCCTGCACACCGTGAGGGCCGGGACCCTACCCTGGCTCCCTGCGAAGCCGCCTGCCCATGCACGACGCTGAACCCCTCGCACTCCCAGTCTCAGCCGCCTCTCCAGCACAAACACAGCCCGAAGGGGCAGCTCACACCCCCAGACAGTCAGGGCTGGCTTCGCTCAGCTAATATTGCACACCGATGTGAGCTCAGAGCAATGAACTCAAGGTGCCCCCAGCACCTCCATCCCCATGTCCAACACCCCCTGGGGCAGAGGAGTCCCCAcccagcacagaagcagctcGACAGGGCTGGGCAGCTCCAGCAAGAGATTCATTTCccaaattgttattttttttttttaaagcaacacaACCCTGGAGGACGTGTGccaaggcaggggcaggcaggagccaagGAGAACAAACAACAGGGTCTGGTTCAAGTTAGCTATTGAGTCCAGCGACTATAAAAAGGAGCCCAGACAAAGAGCAGCAACCTTAATGGCatcaaaaaaaatcctcctctcctctgtttctgcttgttagCACAGGGGAGAGACAGGCTAAAGCTGGGATTTCAGGAGAGCTTAAAGGAGTTACATGGCTGAATCCCATTCAACAGCAACAGGAATCCTGTACTTAATTTCTACGGCTGTCTTTGAAGATCTCGGCGATAATTTGCACCTTCCAAGCACGTTTAATCTCAAAGCCATTTACAAAAGGCTGGTGAGCAAGCAGGCAGCTCAGGAAAGTCCTGGCTCCAGGCtcacaagggaaaaaaccagGCATTTACCAAACGCAAAAACATCAGCCGTGCCTCTGCAggggggagcagccccaggtCCCTCTCCCCACCGCCCCACCTCCCTCTGCACAGCAAAACCTGCTCCTCAGCGATGCCAGGAGCCCGCTCTCAAGAGAACCCCAGGCGGCTGAAACACCAGGGCAGGGACTCAAAGCAAGGCAAGAGAGGGGCTCCTGGAGCAGATCCCATCCCTCCCATCAGCAAGAGGCGCAGGGCAATACCTGGGTGGATGATGGAGACCcgagctgggctggcagcagccggGGAGAgaggcacagagctgggaaaacaCCGCTTCACACCCGAGATACTGTCACATGTCTTTGGGCACATCCATGTCAATTTAGACATGTAACAGAACGTCTGCAGAGACACACGTGTAACTGCATAACCCAAGCACTTGGTCCTCTGGTTCGAGGTTGGGGACCCTgagcccagccaggcagcaggagaagccCCACAGCTACCAGGCTCGCCCAacacctgcagcaccagccatgCTCCTTGTGTCTTTATAgaccttctctttctttctttccttttatttatttatttttcaactaATTAACTGCTCTCCAGAGCTACTTTATTAATATTGATTCCAGGAGCAAAATCCAATTGATCTTGGTTAGAATACACCATCTTTTTAATTCTGGTATATAAGGGTGATGGCTGGGCAGGAACCGCTCCGAGCTAAGGGCAAGGCGGGTGTGTTGCACCAGCATCCAGCAGCCAAAGACCCCGGTAATTAAGACAGAAATTACCCTCCAGGGTTTGAGAAGTGGTGCCATGTACAAGAGGAACTCCTGCAAGGGAGGAGGGGTCCGGCAGCCGATGCCCACCCACCCCTGTGGGACTCACCGTGTTGAAGTTGGGGAAGAGGTTGAGCGGTGACGTCCCGTTGAGCCTGAAGGTCAGAAAGTGCTTGATGTCCAAGGGGGGATGAAGGGGACGGCCGGGGATAGGCAACGACGCTAAGAGGGGGCTGCTGTGTCCggagggacctgggcaggcagaggggaaagaGCAGCATTAGCGTTGGTGGCCCCTGCTCGCAGTGAGGGGACATGCCACATGGGGACATGCCACACAGGGCCATCTGCCACAGGCTCCGGACCCTCCTCGGTGAAAGGTCCCAGCCTGGGGGTGCCCTGGGCACCCCTCTGCCTTTGGGGCTCAAAACCAGCATGCCAGTTCGAAGCCCAACACAGCATCTTTGCGGCAGAGCAGATGTGCGGGAATTCGCTTTGAACCCTCTGAAAGGTTcaaaacctcccctggggcagcagccccttccccaggctctcCCACGGGAGCCCCCGCAGCCCTGGGCTCCCCACGCTGACTCCCCCTTACCAAGGCTGGGAATTTTTTTCGGTGCcggcagcagctgaaggagcaTCCCAACCCCACGCACCCCAGCACATGCCAGGTGGGGGGCAGAGAGCTGAGCAGCCCCCACCACGGCTTTGCAAAGGTGTTGAATTTGGGGTACCCCTGCGACCCTCCAAGCCGTGTGGGTGCCCCTCCACAGGTATTCTGGGGGGAAATCCCCAGGGATGGGCTCCCCCCAACTCCAAGCCGCTGGCTCCTGCACTGGAGCCACCCGCTCCCCGGCCAGGCATTGCCACCTGCCTCGCATCGTCCCCCGCAAACCAGCCGCGAGCTCCGGCGTGTGATTTAAAAATAGCCTGGagttattaataattttctgtttaaaagaaaaacgcccctgggaaggagggaaggctGCACAGAGGGGATCTCTCTCCAGCCTGCTCCCCGTCCCAGCGCTTTGCCCCGCTCAGCAGCCCGAGGGCTGAGGTTTTCCACCTGGATTCATCCATCCCCCTGCTGGGAAAGCATCCTCTGACCCACGGAGGGCCTGGGCTGGGGTCGTGTGCCTGTGCACAGCTCGGAGGGcagaaaagttaaagaaaaaaatgaataaaatacaataaataaggTTTCAAAATGCTGTGAGCTGGAAAAGCTCATTTGCATCTCGCGTTCacaccttctccctcctccagcccacCTGGGCAGCCCTGTCCCGCTGCCTGGAACAAGGTCAAGGCCACtgttcctgggttttttttatttctttctgggctcttttgctctttttcacCTCAAAGGCAGCtgccaagaacagcagcagtccCTCGCGGGAGGACGAAAGCGGTCAGTGCCCAAGGGATGGAGTGCTCCCGCAGAACCACTGACCACGTCGCGACCACGCCGAGGCACTCgccccccctgcagcccccctcaCCCCGCTGTGCAGGATGGGGACCCCTGCCCAGCAGTGGGTTTGGTGCTGCTCTCCCATGTGCGCTTTGCTTTTTGCTCGGCACCTGACCCTCCGCCGGCAGAAACcaggctggtgcaggagctgagctACGAATCTGAAATGCAAAGTTTGAAAGATTTTCGGAATTTGAGCAGCCAGTGCTCGCCCTGCGGGCAGTAACGACCTCTTTCTGGGAGAGCGCACACGGGCGGCTCTTCAGCGGCACCGGAGCCGTCCCGGAGTCAGGCTTGACTCCGgggaaaaattacattttgcttCATCAGGCGTGCATTGATCGAGTTAATTCCAG
This DNA window, taken from Falco peregrinus isolate bFalPer1 chromosome 18, bFalPer1.pri, whole genome shotgun sequence, encodes the following:
- the ZNF385C gene encoding zinc finger protein 385C isoform X4, with the protein product MTPSPGERQNHQGLSSAGRYLPRRQREQRADNQRCSASALAPAEMDPVQKAVISHTFGVPAPLKKKQFISCNICHLRFNSANQAEAHYKGHKHARRLKAIEAMKNKQKAVGAAAGATGRDGTADFAPSPEGSGEPSSTAQANGLQEPEGECSSLGLVPGAEESPGELPGSVAPLGSPPASELSEGTSDATSVASSAAQAAEAQAAESGSSISSAPESEKEGKKSKQHLYCPTCKVTVNSLSQLEAHNTGAKHKSMLEGHSTQMRRGRGKLLSRAGHKSKRIGNKGSINIQNKAFHCQVCEIYVNSETQLKQHMSSRRHKDRLAGKPPKPKYSPYNKLQKNAALAVSILKSKLALQKHLTKTLATRFLPSPLTAAAVCAMPGPLALRPATATTLFQAPILGPALFRTPPAHVRTTPGPIVFAPY
- the ZNF385C gene encoding zinc finger protein 385C isoform X2; this translates as MKRPLSPSHNPENGVRLVEAASCLPSQPEQRLKREKKHQSFTLCDVCNIQLNSAAQAQIHYNGKSHQKRLKQLNKGKMPAAQGPSGHSSPLLASLPIPGRPLHPPLDIKHFLTFRLNGTSPLNLFPNFNTMDPVQKAVISHTFGVPAPLKKKQFISCNICHLRFNSANQAEAHYKGHKHARRLKAIEAMKNKQKAVGAAAGATGRDGTADFAPSPEGSGEPSSTAQANGLQEPEGECSSLGLVPGAEESPGELPGSVAPLGSPPASELSEGTSDATSVASSAAQAAEAQAAESGSSISSAPESEKEGKKSKQHLYCPTCKVTVNSLSQLEAHNTGAKHKSMLEGHSTQMRRGRGKLLSRAGHKSKRIGNKGSINIQNKAFHCQVCEIYVNSETQLKQHMSSRRHKDRLAGKPPKPKYSPYNKLQKNAALAVSILKSKLALQKHLTKTLATRFLPSPLTAAAVCAMPGPLALRPATATTLFQAPILGPALFRTPPAHVRTTPGPIVFAPY
- the ZNF385C gene encoding zinc finger protein 385C isoform X1 codes for the protein MLQTAAEPGGWAGMKRPLSPSHNPENGVRLVEAASCLPSQPEQRLKREKKHQSFTLCDVCNIQLNSAAQAQIHYNGKSHQKRLKQLNKGKMPAAQGPSGHSSPLLASLPIPGRPLHPPLDIKHFLTFRLNGTSPLNLFPNFNTMDPVQKAVISHTFGVPAPLKKKQFISCNICHLRFNSANQAEAHYKGHKHARRLKAIEAMKNKQKAVGAAAGATGRDGTADFAPSPEGSGEPSSTAQANGLQEPEGECSSLGLVPGAEESPGELPGSVAPLGSPPASELSEGTSDATSVASSAAQAAEAQAAESGSSISSAPESEKEGKKSKQHLYCPTCKVTVNSLSQLEAHNTGAKHKSMLEGHSTQMRRGRGKLLSRAGHKSKRIGNKGSINIQNKAFHCQVCEIYVNSETQLKQHMSSRRHKDRLAGKPPKPKYSPYNKLQKNAALASKLALQKHLTKTLATRFLPSPLTAAAVCAMPGPLALRPATATTLFQAPILGPALFRTPPAHVRTTPGPIVFAPY
- the ZNF385C gene encoding zinc finger protein 385C isoform X3; this encodes MSSAGICSGSSASVVGRGARRVAVPCQGSQHGTAPSRPLPSFPFQMDPVQKAVISHTFGVPAPLKKKQFISCNICHLRFNSANQAEAHYKGHKHARRLKAIEAMKNKQKAVGAAAGATGRDGTADFAPSPEGSGEPSSTAQANGLQEPEGECSSLGLVPGAEESPGELPGSVAPLGSPPASELSEGTSDATSVASSAAQAAEAQAAESGSSISSAPESEKEGKKSKQHLYCPTCKVTVNSLSQLEAHNTGAKHKSMLEGHSTQMRRGRGKLLSRAGHKSKRIGNKGSINIQNKAFHCQVCEIYVNSETQLKQHMSSRRHKDRLAGKPPKPKYSPYNKLQKNAALAVSILKSKLALQKHLTKTLATRFLPSPLTAAAVCAMPGPLALRPATATTLFQAPILGPALFRTPPAHVRTTPGPIVFAPY